Within the Chitinophagales bacterium genome, the region TTTAGAATAACAGGAACTTCAAATCCATATTTTTTTTGAATAGCGTTTTCAATTAAAGCAATAATCTCTTGTTTGTTGGTTATAGCTGTTTCAAAAATGATATTTCCACTTTGTATATAAGTAGTTATATTTTTAAAGCCACAGTTTTTAAGCAGTTGTTTTAAATCTGCCATTAATATTTTTTTGTGTCCTCCCACATTTATACCTCTTAAAAGAGCAATATATTTTATCATTTTATTAATTCAGTTGTTTTAAATCTATTTATTTTGCCACTTTCTGTTTCTACAAATTTATCAATAAAAAAAACTTCTTTAGGTTGCTCATATTTGTCAAGTGCGTTAAATATCTGCTTAGGTAAATTCACTTTTTTGCCTTCTATTATTAAAATTAGTTTGTTGTTAAAATTATCATCCGGTAGCGAGGAAACTAAAAATCTATTGCTGATAAATGATGCTAATTTTTGTTCTATCATTTCGGGGTGCATTTTAACACCACCACTTTCTATGGCAAAATCTTTTCTTCCTTTCCAAATAAAAGAATGGGCATCTATTAATTCTATAATATCGTTAGTTTCTAAATGGGCTTGTCCAATAGTTGGTGCATTTATCACTAAACTATTATCTTTATTTTTAGCTACGGATATGCCTTTCAAACAATGGAATATTTTTCCTTTTTGAATATTTCTAATTGCTATGTGGCTAATGGTTTCTGTCATTCCAAAAGTGTGAAAAGCACTTATTTGATGTTTAATAATTTTTTGTTCAAGGGAGTAGTTTATTGTGCCACCACCAATGATAAGTTTTTTTACTTTTTGTAGTTTTTCGGTATTTTGTTCTAAAGTTTTGTTTACTTGATAAGGCACCATTGCTAAAAAATCTATGGGTGTATCTATATCTTTTAGCGGATTAGCAGAAGGAGAAACAACAATTAAATTCATTTTAGCATAAATAGCTCTAACTATCATCATCATGCCTCCTATATGCTTTGCCGACATACAAAGTAGGGCGTTATCTTTTTCTTGCAATGAAAAATATTGACAAGTCATTTTAGCACTTTCAAGCATATACTGCTTTAGTATTTTAATGGATTTAGGCTTGCCGGTAGAGCCGGATGTTTCTACAATGATGTAATTCTTGCTGTTAATCCATTGATTTATAAACAGTACAACATTTTTATCTAAAGTGTTGTTTTTCAGATTAAAATTAGAACTAAACAGCTCCAATTTATTGCCATTTAGGTATAGTATGTTGAAATCTTTTACATTCATTGGTGTACAAAATTAGTGATATTGCGTAATATAGTATTAGCTAAACCACTGTTATTATGAAGTTGATTTTATACATATTGCTTGCTTTAATACCTGTATTGCAGTCGTGCCAAACCAAACAAATTGCAAAAACGGCATCCGTTTCAAAACCTATTTACGATTTTGCTATTATAAATATGAATGATATAGAAAGAGGAGATTTACTGTATAGGTTAAAAGGCGTAAAACTTCAAGAGGGACAGCTTTTTGTAGATGTTGAATATAGCGGAGGGTGTGTAAAACCACATGTGTTTAGTTTAGTAACAGACGGTATGGTACGCGATGCGGGCGTTATGAAATTTGCCTTGCTACATAAAACAAAAGATGATAAATGTAAAGCATTATTAAAAGAAAACATGACTTTTGATATAAGTTCAGTTTTAAATTTAGGCTCTGAAAAATTAAAAGAAATTCAAATTAACGAATACGTATTATCGTTAAACGGTACGGATTATTAGGGGGAGATTGGGTTGCCTATTCTAACAAATAGTTCTTTAAATTATACTTGTTAAAATTTAAGTTCTCATCAATAGATTTAATTCCATATAATCGCTTAATTTGGTCGGGGTAAATTCCCATTTTTAAAGGAAAAGTGTTTAATGAAATGTCTATAAATTTCATCAAAAAATAAGGGATTGAAATTTTAATTTTTTTTGTTTTGAAAGTTTTTTCAGCTAAAGCATATAGTTCGTAAAATGAAAATAATTCATTTCCGTTTATAGAAATTGTTTGGTTTTTATTAGTTGATTTTTCAAATATTTCATGAAAAATATAATTAGTAGCATCTTGAATATGAATAGGACTAAATTTTGAAGGGATTTTATTGGGGTAAAACAGTATTTTTTTAGTTTTAACCTTTGTTATTATATCTTCTATACCTTCTTTACTTTTTGAACCATATATTTCTGAAGGGCGGAGTATTAAATAATTACTACAATATTTTTTAATGGCTTTTTCAGCTAAAAACTTACTTTGGGCGTATTCTCCACTATTTTTATTTGCAGTATTGCTACTTATAAATACAAATTTAACTTCCTTTTTAAGATCTATCATTTTGCATAAATACTCTGTAGCTTTATAGTTAATTTCAAAATATTCTTCTTTGTTATGAGAATGTGTTATTGCTGCTGCATGTATAATAATATCACACTCTTTTATTATTTCATCATAATTATTAAGTTCTTGTAAATCTCCGTGTAAAACAGTTACATTGTTCAAACTCAATTCTCTTTTGCGAGTTAGACCAATAATTTCGTATTCCGATAACTGAATAAGATTAATTAAATTAAGCATTATAGGAGAGCTTATGCCCGTAATAAAAATTTTCTTTTTCATTATTTACTTTCTGTTAAACCTAAAGTGAATAAGGTTGCGGAGGAATTCTATTATGGCAGAAAATTTAACAAAAGAGGCTCTTCCTTGTAAATCATAAAACTCAATTGGAAATTCTATGTAATTAGAATCAATTTCAACTAAACGAATCATTATTTCTGTATCTATAAACCAGTCATCAGAAGTTAAATTTAGCTGTTCATAAACTTCACGTGTAAAAATTTTGGGTTTAGAGTTTACATCTTTAGATTTTATTTTAGGATACAACAGAGAAAACAAGTTATTATACACAAAAGAAATAGTTTTTCTATAAAATCCATCATTTCTTTTCTCTCTATATGTTTTCACTAAACCATAATTTCCACCTTTAATTAATTTATAACACTTTTCAATACTTTCTATTGGGAATTGTCCATCGCCATCTATAACACATAAATACTTGCCTGTTGCCATTTGTAAACCCTCTTTCATGTCCCAACCCATCATACCTTCTTTTGGCTTGCATACAGATTTATATATTTTATCTTCAGCTACTAATTGTTGTATATATAGTTTTGTTTTATCATTTGAACCTTCAATATAGTTTCCCACCAATACTATTTCTGAATTAGAGGTTAAACTTAAGGCTATGTTTTTAACTTTCCTTGCAAAAGATAAAACTTGTTCTTCAGACCTATAACATAAAATTACAATAGTAAGTTCTGTCATAATCTAATTTTTGTTTTATTATTTTTTAAAATGTAATAGTTCAAATGTGTTTTCACAATATAAAGTTATTGATTTGATATTAATCAATAACCAAAGTAGCATTTTTTTTGTTGAATATGCATAAATTAAACTTACTCAAACGTTTCAACCTACAATTAATTTTTGCGTAAATATTTAGTTAGAATAACTATGGTTTGTCCATCAATTTTTCCTTCTATTTGTTCGTGGTTGTCCTGCACTAATCTAATATTATGAACTACAGTACCTTTGGTAGCCGAAACACTACTGCCTTTTACATTTAAAGTTTGCGTTAATACAACTTTATCGCCATTTTGAAGTACATTACCATTGGCATCTATATGTTGTTCTCCACTTTCGTTCATTGCAGATAAAGCCCATTTTCTTGTTTCATCATCCATATACATCATGTCTAATAAATCTTGCTTGTGTAGCTGGTGCAGTAGCCTATAACTCATAACCTGCACAGCAGGAATTTCACTCCACATACTATCATTTAGGCAATGCCAATGCGTTTCATCAAACTGTTTATTTTCAATTTGGGTTTTGCAAGTATCGCATATATTTATAGCATTGTGTAGAACAGATTCCGTACTTGGAGGGATAATATAAGCACTTAAATTTTCGGTGTTTTTACAAAGCTCGCATGAATTTCCACTGCGTTCTGCTAATTCTTTTTCTAAACTCATTTTTATTTATTTGTTTTATTATTTTGGTGTAAATCGTTTATATATTGGTGCTTTAAGGTGTCGTAAAATGATTTTGAACTTACAGATACAGCAGTAATATTTGAAATTAAAGCTGTAAACATAATGTAAAATATAACAATATGGCTATTGGTCATTTCTATTACTAAAATACAAGCTGTAAAAGGACTTCGGGTTATAGCGGTTAAAAATCCCGTCATACCACATAGAATAAGTAAATTAGCTTCTCCTGTAGTTAAGTCTAAAAACTGCGAAAAAACAGCACCTAAACCTGCACCTGTACTTAATGAAGGAGCAAAAATACCACCGGCTGCACCACTTGAAAAAGAAATGACAGAACCTATTATTCTTATAAAAGGGTAGTACCAATGTATGGTTTTATCGTCTGTAAATAAACTATCAACCATCATTTTTTTGCCGGAACCTAATACATCAGAATTTATGAAATAAGCAAAACTTGCTATAACCAAGCCGCTAACGATAAGAAAAACAATATTTTGCCATTTATTTAAGTGTTGTTTTCTAAAATTGGAGAGAGAAATTATCATTTTGCCCATTATGCTGCCCAACAAACCTGTAATAATAGCAAGGGCAATAACCGGCATAACAATAGAAAAACTATATTGCGAAATTTTAGGGTCGCCTATGTATAAATACGGTCCCAAAATACCCAAAGCCGTGATACCTGCTATAATAACGCCCGTAAGTAAAGCCGATTTAAAATAGTTGAAATGCGTTTTTGTAAGTTCTTCAATGGCAAAAACAATTCCACCTAAAGGGGTGTTAAATGCGGCAGCAAGTCCAGCGGCAGCTCCTGTTATTATCATATTGCTTCTTGATATTTTAGGATACCACTCTGGTAAAATATCATTTATTTTTTTAAAAATAGATGCTGATATTTGAATAGTAGGACCTTCTCTGCCTATAAAACCACCACCCAATAATAGTAATAAACTTGAAAGCATTTTAACTATAGCAACTCTAAGACCTAACAATTTATCTACTAAATCTTTATGCTTATGGTTGTTGAGTTCAATAGCGGCAGTTACTTGAGGAATACCACTTCCTTTTGAGTACGGTGCCCATTTTTTAACTACCCACCACGCAGCAATAAAAGCTATAGGAGAAAGTGCAAATAAGATATAGGGATTTAAAGAAAAAAGATGTTCGCGAAATATTTCTACAAAGTCAAATAATTTAGCATAAAATACGGCAATAATACCACAAACAAATGCTCCTGCCCAAAACGGTATAGCATGAAGTATATTGTATTTTAACTTAGCATTATTTATTTGGTCAAAACCGAGTTTTGCATATTGCTTGAGTTTTTCAAACCAAATTTTTACTTTATGTTCAATGCTTTTAAACTGCACAGTGCAAATTTATGATACTTTAATGCAAATTGATAATAATAACCTAAGTTTAATTAATATTAGTACGCCCTTACCATTCTATCTTTTCCTTGTAAGTCGGTATTAGTACTAACATTTTTAAAACCTTTGTCTAAAAGCATGTCTGCCACATCATTGGCATTAAATTCATTACATTCAAAGTACAATTTGCCATTAGGTTTTAGATAAACAAGAGCTAAATCGGCAATGGCATTATAGAATTTTAAAGGATTTTCATTTTTTACAAATAAGGCAGTATGTGGTTCATACATTAAAACATTTTTGTGCATTAGTTTTTTCTCAGCTTCCGGTATGTACGGTGGATTGCTTACTATTATATCAAATTTTGGCAATTTCATTTTTTTCCAATAAAAGATATTTCCTTTTTTAAAATGGATTTTTGTTTGATAGAAAGTATCACTTTTTTTGGCAACGGCAATAGCTTCTTTGCTTTTTTCAATAGCCCAAACATTGGAGGGATAAAATCTATTGGCAAGTGCCAATGCTATACATCCGCTTCCTGTGCCAATATCTAAAATATCTAAACCATGATGTTCTTTATGGTGGTCTTGAACTATTAAATTAACAAGTTCTTCTGTTTCGGGGCGGGGAATGAGTACGTTTTTGTTGACATATAAATCCATTCCATAAAAATGAGCATTTTCTACTATGTATTCGTATGGCTCATGCTGCAATAATCTTTTGATTATTTGATTAAACTCTTTTAACTGGTTTTCAGTTAGTTCAATGCTATTATTGGCTACAATTTTGTAGTATTCTATATTAAAAACATCAAAAAGCAACGCTTTTAGTATTTGAATGGCTTCTTGTTTATAATAAATAGGTTTTAGTGCATCTACAAAATCATCTATAAACTTTTGCTTAGCGATTATTTGTTTTTTCATTAGTTGAGCATCTTCCTATTTTATCTCAAAACGAGCTAAAATTTTATATTGCACTTTAATTTTTTCAAACTCCACATCGGGGTTTGGTTCATAGCCACCCGCATCCATAGAAACATTAGACATGCCCATAGCTCTGTACATTGGTTGGTAGCCGTAATCTTGTTCTATAATATAAATAACATCTCCAAGTTGCTCATTTACAGCACTTAGTAAGTATTGTGCTTTTTCTTTAGCTGCTTTTACAGCATTAATTTTTACATCTTTTCTTATTTGTTCTATATCGCTGTGGTCTGTTCTGGCTACGTACATTCTGTACAGTTCCAGCTGATTAAGCTCATACAAAACTTTAGAAGCACTATACGCATCATTTAATTTAAGTTCATAACTTTTCTGTTTAAAGCTTTCCTTGGTTTTTTTGTCCCAGCGTGTATAAGAACCCACATCAGAAAGTTTTAAGTTTTTAATGTCAATATCAAGCTTTTTTAGCGAGTTTATTAATACTTTTTCTTGGTCTTCTACGGTTCTTTTTCTGCCATCTTTTTCTTCTTGAAGGGTTATGGCAACATAAATTTCATTTGGGGTAACCATTTGCTCGGCTACGCCAGTAACTTCTACATATTTTTTATCCATTGCTGTGTTGTTTTGTGCTTTTGCTGTAAACAAAGCTAATACCATTAATATACTTAAATACTTTTTCATTTTTTTATTGTTTTTTACTTATTCATCTGCTTTCTATTTGACTTCGGGATTCCTGCCTTCGCAGGAATGACGTTGTCTGACGTTGGTCTAATATCCTCCCAGCCATTTTCTTATAAACCACTCTAAAGCTAATAAAAATATTATAGCAAAAAACAAACCATATAAATTAATTATAGGCATGGTTTTAGAACTTTCATAAAGTAATGGTTTAATATTCTCATTATTTAAGATGTCATTTTTTACATTTTCCACATTTTTAGCTAAATAATATTTTCCGTTAGTTTTGTTTGCTAATTGTTGCAAAAGTGTATGATTAGCCTGTGTTTGGGTTGCTTCAAGTTGCAATGCTTCTATACTAAAAGCTCCACTTGCGGTTAATTTTTTACCATTAAAAGTAGTGGAAGCCGTATAGTTATAGTTTCCTATGGGCAAACTTTCTGTTTCGTAAAGATAGGCTTTGGCTGTTTTAGTCATGGCAAAAGGAAATTCGTTGCCTTCGTCATTTTTTATAAGAATATTTACTTCTGGTGTGTTTATTAATTCGTAATTGTCATTGTACAGTTCCGCTTCAAAAATTACTTTTTCGCCTTCATAAAAATTATTTTTATTGGTGTTTATTCTAAACTTGCGTTTATCGCCTTTTAGGGCTAAATAATTTATAGTTTTTTCTATAATTTCATCAAAAGCGTCAGTAGTACCGTTTTCGTAGTAATCATACATTTTCCATCGCCATAAGCCATCGCCTATAAGTATGGCATTTCTTTTATTTAAGTTGTCTTGAAAAGCCAAAATAGGGTAGTCGCTAACTACTGTTCCTATTTTTTGCAATAAACAAACTGAAGTATTATTAGCTATTTGATAACTACCAAAAGGTGTTTGTAATGGTGGAAAATCTTTAAATGCATTTATGGTGCTTTCGCTTAAATTGAAAGAAGAAAAATTGGTATTAAAAGCAGGCGAAGCATCGTTATTACTGTTACTTTTTACAGTGATATTACAAGCGTTTTGAATGGTATTTAGCTCATTATAATTAGAAGAAGCTCCGGTAATATACCACAC harbors:
- a CDS encoding AMP-binding protein, which produces MNVKDFNILYLNGNKLELFSSNFNLKNNTLDKNVVLFINQWINSKNYIIVETSGSTGKPKSIKILKQYMLESAKMTCQYFSLQEKDNALLCMSAKHIGGMMMIVRAIYAKMNLIVVSPSANPLKDIDTPIDFLAMVPYQVNKTLEQNTEKLQKVKKLIIGGGTINYSLEQKIIKHQISAFHTFGMTETISHIAIRNIQKGKIFHCLKGISVAKNKDNSLVINAPTIGQAHLETNDIIELIDAHSFIWKGRKDFAIESGGVKMHPEMIEQKLASFISNRFLVSSLPDDNFNNKLILIIEGKKVNLPKQIFNALDKYEQPKEVFFIDKFVETESGKINRFKTTELIK
- a CDS encoding NAD-dependent epimerase/dehydratase family protein, producing MKKKIFITGISSPIMLNLINLIQLSEYEIIGLTRKRELSLNNVTVLHGDLQELNNYDEIIKECDIIIHAAAITHSHNKEEYFEINYKATEYLCKMIDLKKEVKFVFISSNTANKNSGEYAQSKFLAEKAIKKYCSNYLILRPSEIYGSKSKEGIEDIITKVKTKKILFYPNKIPSKFSPIHIQDATNYIFHEIFEKSTNKNQTISINGNELFSFYELYALAEKTFKTKKIKISIPYFLMKFIDISLNTFPLKMGIYPDQIKRLYGIKSIDENLNFNKYNLKNYLLE
- a CDS encoding glycosyltransferase family 2 protein translates to MTELTIVILCYRSEEQVLSFARKVKNIALSLTSNSEIVLVGNYIEGSNDKTKLYIQQLVAEDKIYKSVCKPKEGMMGWDMKEGLQMATGKYLCVIDGDGQFPIESIEKCYKLIKGGNYGLVKTYREKRNDGFYRKTISFVYNNLFSLLYPKIKSKDVNSKPKIFTREVYEQLNLTSDDWFIDTEIMIRLVEIDSNYIEFPIEFYDLQGRASFVKFSAIIEFLRNLIHFRFNRK
- a CDS encoding PhnA domain-containing protein, whose amino-acid sequence is MSLEKELAERSGNSCELCKNTENLSAYIIPPSTESVLHNAINICDTCKTQIENKQFDETHWHCLNDSMWSEIPAVQVMSYRLLHQLHKQDLLDMMYMDDETRKWALSAMNESGEQHIDANGNVLQNGDKVVLTQTLNVKGSSVSATKGTVVHNIRLVQDNHEQIEGKIDGQTIVILTKYLRKN
- a CDS encoding chloride channel protein, with the translated sequence MWFEKLKQYAKLGFDQINNAKLKYNILHAIPFWAGAFVCGIIAVFYAKLFDFVEIFREHLFSLNPYILFALSPIAFIAAWWVVKKWAPYSKGSGIPQVTAAIELNNHKHKDLVDKLLGLRVAIVKMLSSLLLLLGGGFIGREGPTIQISASIFKKINDILPEWYPKISRSNMIITGAAAGLAAAFNTPLGGIVFAIEELTKTHFNYFKSALLTGVIIAGITALGILGPYLYIGDPKISQYSFSIVMPVIALAIITGLLGSIMGKMIISLSNFRKQHLNKWQNIVFLIVSGLVIASFAYFINSDVLGSGKKMMVDSLFTDDKTIHWYYPFIRIIGSVISFSSGAAGGIFAPSLSTGAGLGAVFSQFLDLTTGEANLLILCGMTGFLTAITRSPFTACILVIEMTNSHIVIFYIMFTALISNITAVSVSSKSFYDTLKHQYINDLHQNNKTNK
- the prmC gene encoding peptide chain release factor N(5)-glutamine methyltransferase; this translates as MKKQIIAKQKFIDDFVDALKPIYYKQEAIQILKALLFDVFNIEYYKIVANNSIELTENQLKEFNQIIKRLLQHEPYEYIVENAHFYGMDLYVNKNVLIPRPETEELVNLIVQDHHKEHHGLDILDIGTGSGCIALALANRFYPSNVWAIEKSKEAIAVAKKSDTFYQTKIHFKKGNIFYWKKMKLPKFDIIVSNPPYIPEAEKKLMHKNVLMYEPHTALFVKNENPLKFYNAIADLALVYLKPNGKLYFECNEFNANDVADMLLDKGFKNVSTNTDLQGKDRMVRAY
- a CDS encoding SIMPL domain-containing protein → MKKYLSILMVLALFTAKAQNNTAMDKKYVEVTGVAEQMVTPNEIYVAITLQEEKDGRKRTVEDQEKVLINSLKKLDIDIKNLKLSDVGSYTRWDKKTKESFKQKSYELKLNDAYSASKVLYELNQLELYRMYVARTDHSDIEQIRKDVKINAVKAAKEKAQYLLSAVNEQLGDVIYIIEQDYGYQPMYRAMGMSNVSMDAGGYEPNPDVEFEKIKVQYKILARFEIK